One Desulfobacterales bacterium genomic window, GGTTATATTTTTCGGAATACCTTCCTAATAAAATGTTTATGAATACTCTTATATTACAAAGGCATATAAATGGTCAATGCCCCTATTTACCTTATAAAGAATGGATTACCTATGGTTTTTCGGCAGATTTGTTTAATGAAAATTTTTATGAATATCTTATTTCAAAAGGTTTTAGGCGTAGTGGAAAACATTTTTATATCAATAAATGTCCTAATTGTGATTTGTGTCTTCCAATTAGAATAAATGTTGAAGAATTTACTCCGTCTCAGTCCCAAAAAAGAGCTTTGAAAAAAAATCAAGACGTAACAATATATCGGAATAGGATTGAGCTAATTGAACAAGATTATGAATTATATTATAACTATCAAATTTATAAGCACTTTAATGGCTTTATTGTTCCCGATATTACAGATTATGCTAATTTTTTGATTAATTCTCCACTTACCGGTACAGAAATGATGAAGTATTATATAGGAGACAAGCTTGCGGCAATAAGCTGGATAGATATTTTGGAAGAATCTATCAGCAGTGTATATTTTGCCTATGATATGAACTTTAACAAAAGAAGCTTAGGTGTTTTTTCTATATTAAAAGAAATAGAACTTTGCAAAGAGCTTAAAAAAAAATGGCTACAACTTGGATTCTGGGTATCAGGAAGCAAAAAAATGGAATATAAATCTAATTATAAGCCCTATGAATTACTTATCAGTGGTGAATGGGTAAGATTTTATTGAAAAATTTTCTGGGATTTCAGAGAATTTGTGGATTGCGTATTTATGTGTAGGAGTAGCTTAAAAAAACTACCCCTACAAGAGATACCTTCGCGGAGAGATAATTATCTTGGAATTGCATTAAGATAATTATCAAAAAATTTATTATTATCTTCTTTAGTAATTTCTTTAGGAAGTCTTTCTACTGAAAGTTCAATCGCCTTATCAACTAAATCGGAACGTAAGCTTTTTTTTGCTTGGCGTATCCGATTAGCAATTTTCCCTTTTGCATTTTCTATCATCATTTTACCCGTAATATTAGCTTCTTCAATAATTTCTTCTTTTTTTCTTTCACCTTCTTCTATTATCATGTTCATAATTGCACTTAATTGCTCTTCTGACTTATCGAGCTTGTTTTGGCTTTCTTGAACTTGAATGTTTGCTAAATTCTTTTCTTTTTCTAAGACTTGAAGTTCTTCCAATGTTAGCTGTTTTCGCTCATTTAGAAAAGTAATTATATGGGGTAAAAGAAATTTGTAGATTAAAAAAGCTAATATACCAAAGTTCAGCCACTTTAGGATAAGGTCATAAGTTGCTCTAAAATCATTAGCTTTGCCGGATGCAAAGGCGTTTTGAGTTCCTAAAAAAAACACAAAAGCCATAATAAATAATAGTAATAATTTTATACTAAATTTTTTCATGCTTTTAAACTCCGCCCTAAAATTTTTGTCATAATTTCAACTGCTATGTCTTCAGCTTCAGCTTCAATTTCTTTTTTTGCATCAGAAATTTGTTTAGAAACTTGATTTTCAGCATCTTGTTTTAATGCGTCAATTTCATTTTTAAAAGATGAAAAAATTTCAGATGCTTTAGCTTTTCCCTGATCAATTCTTTCGTCTTTTAATAAAAAAGACTTATCTTTAGCTTCATCTTCTTTTTGTTTAAATGCATCGATAAGTGTTTGTAAATTTTCTTTTGCATCAATAATATCATTTTTTAAACCTTCTATATAAACGATTCTTTCCTGCATTGTTCCTTCTAAAGGCTTAAACATGATTTTATTAATGATATAGAGAAAAATTAAAAAAGAAAGAAGCTGAATGAACAACGTTGAATTTATACTTATTAGAGCTACATTACTAACTATCTGCATATTTTTTACCTAATTATTTTTAATTTAAACAACAAATAGAAGTAAGAGCGCTATAACAAGAGAATAAATACCTGTTGATTCAGAAACTGCCTGACCAACTAGCATAGTTCTTGTAATAAGCCCAGCTTCCTTAGGATTTTTTCCTACTGCTTCACAAGCCTTTGCAGCTGCCATACCTTCGCCTACTCCTGGCCCAATGGCTCCAAGCCCCATTGAAATTCCAGCTCCTAAAAATGCGGCAGCTTTTACAATATCTGCACCTTCAATTGGCATAATGTTACCTCCTTAATTTAGTTTTAATTTTTAGAACTTATGGTTATATTATTTGACCATAGGATCTAATGTTATACGATGTATATATTAAATTACAAATATTAAAATCAAAGCAATTACTAATGAATATATTCCAGTAGATTCTGCAACTGCTTGTCCTACAAGCATGGTTTTTATTAGATTTGCCATTTCACCTTCATTTCTTGCAACCCATCTTACAGCTTCACCAGCTGTCGCACCTTCTCCTACACCAGGCCCTATCGCTCCTAAACCCATACAAATACCTGCTGATAAAAGCGCAAAGCTTGAAGATATATTATCAGATGGAGGAAATACTTTGAATAATAAGATAAAAGAAATTAATAATCCGTAAATAGCTGTAGTTTGGCTTACTGCTTGTCCTAAAAGCATTGTTCTTGTTGTATTTCCTGCTGTTGAAGGCTTTCTTGCTACACCTTCACAGCTTGCTCCTGCAGCAAGTCCACCTCCAATGCCTGGACCCATTGCGGCAAGTCCTGTAGAAATTCCAGCTCCTAATATTGCGCCCCAGCATGGAAATAAAGGTAATGAAGAAAAATCAGTGAAGAGTAAAACAAATGCAATAACTAAAGAAAATATTGCAGGTGTTTGGCATACAGCAGAACCTATAAGCATGTTTGTCATTAAATTTGAACTTGCAGATGGCTGTCTTGAAATACCAAGACACGCAGAACCAGCAGGAAAGCCAGAGCCTATACCAGAACCAATGGCTCCAAATCCCATTGAGATACCTGCTGATAAAAGAATAAATATCTTTAATGTGTATTCTCCGCCAAAATCAGTAAATAACAGAATCAGCGCAATTACTAATGCAAAAATAGATGCAGATTCTGCAACAGCTTGTCCTACAAGCATAGTCTTAAAAATATCACCGGTAGACTTAGAATTTCTTGAGATTGCTTCATTAGCACAGGCGGCTGTATAACCTTCTCCAATTGCAGCGCCTATTGCACCAAAACCAATTGCTATCCCTGCCCCTACAAAAGCGGCAGCTTCCGTTAAATTTTTAATTGTAAAGTCCATAATCTTATTTTACCTGTACTGAAATATAAACAATTGTTAGCATTGTAAATACAAATGCTTGAACCGTTCCTACAAAAAGTCCAAAAAACGCATTAAGAAAAGGAGGCAGAATTAAACTATAAGATAAATAAGAAATAACAAGTATAATAATTGATCCTCCCATAATGTTTCCAAACAAACGAAAGGATATTGACACAACCTTAGCTAATTCTCCTATTAAATTTAAAGGCATCATAAAAAAGATAGGCTCAAAATAACTTCTAACATATACCTTAATTCCTTTTGCCTTTATT contains:
- a CDS encoding arginyltransferase, with translation MNTLILQRHINGQCPYLPYKEWITYGFSADLFNENFYEYLISKGFRRSGKHFYINKCPNCDLCLPIRINVEEFTPSQSQKRALKKNQDVTIYRNRIELIEQDYELYYNYQIYKHFNGFIVPDITDYANFLINSPLTGTEMMKYYIGDKLAAISWIDILEESISSVYFAYDMNFNKRSLGVFSILKEIELCKELKKKWLQLGFWVSGSKKMEYKSNYKPYELLISGEWVRFY
- a CDS encoding ATP synthase F0 subunit B, with the translated sequence MKKFSIKLLLLFIMAFVFFLGTQNAFASGKANDFRATYDLILKWLNFGILAFLIYKFLLPHIITFLNERKQLTLEELQVLEKEKNLANIQVQESQNKLDKSEEQLSAIMNMIIEEGERKKEEIIEEANITGKMMIENAKGKIANRIRQAKKSLRSDLVDKAIELSVERLPKEITKEDNNKFFDNYLNAIPR
- a CDS encoding ATP synthase F0 subunit B, with translation MQIVSNVALISINSTLFIQLLSFLIFLYIINKIMFKPLEGTMQERIVYIEGLKNDIIDAKENLQTLIDAFKQKEDEAKDKSFLLKDERIDQGKAKASEIFSSFKNEIDALKQDAENQVSKQISDAKKEIEAEAEDIAVEIMTKILGRSLKA
- the atpE gene encoding ATP synthase F0 subunit C, whose protein sequence is MPIEGADIVKAAAFLGAGISMGLGAIGPGVGEGMAAAKACEAVGKNPKEAGLITRTMLVGQAVSESTGIYSLVIALLLLFVV
- the atpE gene encoding ATP synthase F0 subunit C; its protein translation is MDFTIKNLTEAAAFVGAGIAIGFGAIGAAIGEGYTAACANEAISRNSKSTGDIFKTMLVGQAVAESASIFALVIALILLFTDFGGEYTLKIFILLSAGISMGFGAIGSGIGSGFPAGSACLGISRQPSASSNLMTNMLIGSAVCQTPAIFSLVIAFVLLFTDFSSLPLFPCWGAILGAGISTGLAAMGPGIGGGLAAGASCEGVARKPSTAGNTTRTMLLGQAVSQTTAIYGLLISFILLFKVFPPSDNISSSFALLSAGICMGLGAIGPGVGEGATAGEAVRWVARNEGEMANLIKTMLVGQAVAESTGIYSLVIALILIFVI